Proteins encoded within one genomic window of Cytophagales bacterium:
- a CDS encoding FAD-dependent monooxygenase produces MKYDVIVLGSGPAGTAAAITCHQAGLQSALVTSGKKASVTEANPVQSIHPGVVTLLQELGLEDTLEGSTRSSFESIQVNGKTNPLNPYNNEAWYGHHLNRHLWDKALLNHLDHLPLDLFTDTTVNKITRGTDSIIEVFINPKTKIQGKYLIDASGYRRISRHFLKLDEIFLTHPMTCWTGRSRSSKRHDISTSFTMNKNGWTWLAPESENIVTWNTLRVDKGLAPNDLLPDLEPVGKATAHNVRWRVFRPICDQQVLLCGDAAGILDPAAGQGILSALLSGIKAGQCLNECNSNPEQEVFFFAMYDQWFISQFEQKVEDLANYYKVADISILLHHQEDTITTS; encoded by the coding sequence ATGAAATATGACGTCATTGTCCTTGGCAGTGGACCAGCTGGTACCGCAGCGGCGATCACCTGTCATCAAGCCGGGCTTCAGTCAGCCTTAGTGACTTCCGGAAAGAAAGCATCTGTCACTGAAGCAAATCCTGTCCAAAGCATCCATCCCGGCGTGGTGACCTTGCTACAAGAATTAGGCTTGGAAGACACCCTGGAAGGAAGTACCCGATCTTCTTTTGAATCGATCCAGGTGAATGGAAAAACTAACCCATTAAACCCCTACAATAATGAAGCCTGGTATGGCCATCACTTGAATCGTCATCTATGGGATAAGGCCCTATTAAATCACCTGGATCATTTACCGCTGGACTTGTTCACTGATACAACCGTCAATAAAATCACACGTGGAACCGATTCGATCATTGAAGTTTTTATCAATCCAAAAACCAAAATACAAGGTAAGTACCTGATTGATGCCAGTGGTTATCGTCGAATTTCACGTCACTTTCTCAAACTCGATGAAATATTTCTGACCCATCCGATGACTTGCTGGACGGGAAGATCCCGGAGCTCCAAACGGCACGATATCAGCACTTCTTTCACCATGAATAAAAACGGTTGGACATGGCTGGCGCCAGAGAGTGAAAACATTGTCACCTGGAACACTCTCCGGGTTGATAAAGGGTTAGCCCCTAACGACCTACTTCCGGATTTGGAACCTGTGGGCAAGGCCACAGCACATAATGTGAGATGGCGTGTGTTCCGGCCAATATGTGATCAACAAGTATTATTATGCGGGGATGCCGCGGGCATCTTAGACCCGGCAGCCGGCCAAGGTATTCTCAGTGCCCTATTATCTGGCATCAAGGCCGGGCAATGCCTGAACGAATGTAATTCAAATCCCGAACAAGAAGTTTTCTTCTTTGCGATGTACGATCAGTGGTTCATCTCACAATTCGAACAAAAGGTAGAAGATTTGGCGAACTATTATAAAGTGGCAGATATCTCTATTTTATTACATCATCAAGAGGACACAATTACCACTTCATAG
- a CDS encoding DUF177 domain-containing protein, translated as MDKKAFRTFEISIFNLSNKVHEYRFPINETLFNLFEQSIAERGEGTCEVVLTRSETMITLHFNINAKVELICDISVKPFWHDIVVEKDIMVKFGEEDEELSEDVIVIHRDTQFFNVAEYIYQFLLLSIPMKRIHPDIKDEERPDIVYSSGEQEQDETEEQEIDPRWAALKNLKQE; from the coding sequence ATGGATAAGAAGGCGTTTCGGACATTTGAAATCAGCATTTTTAACCTCTCTAACAAGGTTCATGAATACAGATTTCCTATTAATGAAACCTTATTCAATCTGTTTGAGCAAAGTATCGCTGAGCGTGGAGAAGGCACTTGTGAAGTGGTTTTGACACGATCTGAAACCATGATAACCTTGCATTTTAATATTAATGCCAAGGTCGAACTGATCTGCGATATCTCTGTTAAGCCTTTTTGGCATGACATTGTTGTAGAAAAAGACATCATGGTGAAGTTTGGCGAAGAAGATGAGGAGTTGAGCGAAGATGTGATTGTGATCCACCGAGATACACAGTTTTTCAACGTGGCGGAGTACATCTATCAGTTCCTTTTGTTGAGCATCCCGATGAAGCGGATTCATCCGGATATCAAAGATGAAGAGCGGCCCGACATTGTTTACAGCTCTGGTGAGCAGGAACAAGATGAAACGGAGGAGCAGGAAATTGATCCCCGATGGGCAGCATTAAAGAATTTGAAACAAGAATAG
- the rpmF gene encoding 50S ribosomal protein L32 produces MAHPKRKISKTRRDKRRTNVKATPKSYVICQTTGEAHLPHRAHWHEGKLYYKGKVVMEKEVLA; encoded by the coding sequence ATGGCGCATCCAAAGAGAAAGATCTCGAAAACGAGACGGGATAAACGAAGAACTAACGTCAAAGCCACTCCTAAAAGCTACGTGATTTGCCAAACCACTGGCGAAGCTCACTTGCCACACCGTGCTCACTGGCATGAAGGCAAACTTTACTACAAGGGAAAAGTAGTAATGGAGAAAGAAGTTTTAGCGTAA
- a CDS encoding beta-ketoacyl-ACP synthase III produces MSKIRAAITGVGGYVPEYVLTNKELETMVETTDEWITTRTGIKQRHILKGEGQGTSVMGTKAVEQLLQKTGTSPEEIDLLICATVTPDMVFPATANVIANNVGAVNSFSYDIGAACSGFLYAMATGSKFIESGSHKKVVIVGGDKMSSIIDYTDRATCVIFGDGAGAVLLEPTEEEVGVMDSVLRSDGSGETHLHMKAGGSRKPASHESIDAGEHFVYQEGTAVFKFAVTNMADVAAEIMQRNNLVADDISYLVPHQANKRIIDATAKRMGIEDSKVMLNIMQYGNTTAGTLPLCLWDYESKLKKGDNIVFAAFGGGFTWGATYVKWAYDTK; encoded by the coding sequence ATGTCAAAAATTAGAGCGGCAATCACCGGGGTTGGCGGATATGTTCCCGAATATGTGCTAACCAATAAGGAATTGGAAACCATGGTAGAAACCACCGACGAGTGGATCACTACCAGAACCGGAATCAAACAACGACACATCCTGAAAGGTGAAGGCCAGGGCACCTCGGTAATGGGGACCAAAGCCGTTGAGCAATTGCTCCAAAAAACCGGTACCTCTCCAGAAGAAATTGACCTGCTTATCTGCGCTACAGTCACTCCAGATATGGTTTTCCCGGCTACTGCGAATGTCATTGCCAACAATGTGGGAGCAGTCAACAGCTTTAGTTACGATATTGGCGCAGCCTGCTCTGGCTTCCTGTATGCCATGGCTACAGGTTCAAAATTCATTGAATCTGGTTCTCATAAAAAAGTAGTGATCGTTGGTGGCGACAAGATGTCCAGCATCATCGACTACACGGACCGTGCCACCTGCGTGATCTTCGGAGACGGAGCTGGTGCCGTTTTGCTCGAGCCTACCGAAGAAGAAGTTGGGGTGATGGATTCTGTCTTAAGATCCGATGGATCCGGTGAGACTCACCTGCACATGAAAGCGGGCGGAAGCCGAAAGCCTGCTTCGCACGAATCCATTGATGCAGGAGAGCACTTCGTATATCAGGAAGGAACGGCAGTATTCAAATTTGCTGTTACCAACATGGCAGATGTCGCAGCGGAGATCATGCAACGCAACAATCTGGTAGCGGACGACATTTCATATCTGGTTCCACATCAGGCCAACAAAAGAATCATTGACGCGACGGCCAAACGCATGGGTATTGAAGACAGCAAAGTAATGCTGAACATCATGCAGTATGGCAATACTACTGCCGGTACGCTTCCACTTTGTCTCTGGGACTATGAGTCCAAGCTAAAAAAAGGTGATAATATTGTATTCGCTGCATTTGGCGGAGGCTTCACCTGGGGTGCGACCTATGTCAAATGGGCTTACGACACCAAGTAA
- the efp gene encoding elongation factor P → MATTADIKNGLVIEYNHDLFAVVEFQHVKPGKGPAFVRTKLKSLTSGKVIDNTFSAGHKITTARVERHKYQYLYKDDMGYNFMNSETYEQIPIEEKLITNPQFLKDGEICEVIFHTEQERVLGCELPQHVQLKVVYTEPGLKGDTATNASKPAELETGATINVPLFINQDEMIKVDTKSGAYVERVKQ, encoded by the coding sequence ATGGCTACTACTGCCGATATCAAAAATGGCCTCGTGATTGAATACAATCACGATCTTTTCGCTGTTGTTGAATTTCAACACGTGAAGCCTGGAAAAGGCCCAGCTTTTGTTCGAACCAAGCTAAAAAGTCTGACTTCAGGCAAAGTGATCGACAATACCTTTTCTGCAGGACACAAGATCACAACCGCTCGTGTTGAGCGACATAAATATCAGTACTTGTACAAGGATGACATGGGCTACAACTTCATGAATTCTGAAACGTACGAGCAAATTCCGATCGAAGAGAAACTGATCACCAACCCTCAGTTCCTGAAAGACGGTGAGATCTGTGAAGTCATCTTCCATACGGAACAAGAGCGTGTATTGGGATGTGAATTACCACAACATGTTCAGTTGAAAGTGGTTTACACCGAGCCTGGATTGAAGGGTGATACCGCCACCAACGCATCAAAACCTGCGGAATTGGAAACCGGTGCTACGATCAATGTGCCGCTTTTCATCAACCAGGATGAGATGATCAAAGTAGACACCAAGAGTGGTGCATACGTGGAACGCGTAAAGCAATAA
- the accB gene encoding acetyl-CoA carboxylase biotin carboxyl carrier protein, with protein sequence MKAKEIRELIDFISGSGLEEVNIETEEFKISVKRSPDQQVVAAAPAATPAPVAAPLPAAAPAATPAAEAAPAASDDGNYETITAPMIGTFYRASKPGAAPFISVGDSISVGTKLCILEAMKTMNEIESEVSGTIVKVLVDDASPVDFGKPLFLVDPS encoded by the coding sequence ATGAAGGCCAAAGAAATTCGCGAACTTATCGACTTCATTTCGGGCAGTGGACTTGAAGAAGTAAACATTGAAACCGAAGAATTTAAAATAAGTGTAAAAAGGTCTCCTGACCAGCAAGTAGTGGCGGCTGCACCTGCAGCTACTCCGGCACCCGTAGCGGCGCCTCTTCCTGCAGCAGCACCTGCGGCTACGCCAGCAGCGGAGGCAGCACCGGCAGCTAGTGATGACGGCAATTACGAAACCATCACCGCTCCTATGATCGGCACTTTCTACCGTGCATCTAAGCCCGGAGCAGCCCCATTTATCTCAGTTGGTGATTCCATTTCTGTTGGAACCAAACTTTGCATCCTGGAGGCCATGAAGACCATGAATGAAATCGAAAGTGAAGTTTCTGGCACCATCGTTAAAGTATTGGTGGACGATGCTTCTCCTGTAGATTTCGGCAAACCTCTGTTCCTGGTAGATCCTTCTTAA
- the accC gene encoding acetyl-CoA carboxylase biotin carboxylase subunit codes for MFKKILIANRGEIALRVIRTCKEMGIKTVAVYSTADADSLHVRFADEAVCIGPPMGKDSYLKIPSIIAAAEITNADAIHPGYGFLSENAEFSAVCAENGFKFIGASPEMINMMGDKATAKDTMKKAGVPTIPGSEGLLGSLEEGMGLAKEVGYPVMLKATAGGGGKGMRFVKEEGEFEAAWDSARAEAGAAFGNDGMYLEKFVEEPRHIEIQVVGDKNGKVCHLSERDCSIQRRHQKLIEETPSPIVTQELREKMGQAAIKGAEAIKYEGAGTIEFLVDKYGDFYFMEMNTRIQVEHPITEEVTDFDLIKEQIKVAAGIEVSGRNYYPQLHAMECRINAENPGKDFRPSPGKITNLHLPGGHGVRVDSHVYAGYTIPPYYDSMIAKLIVSAQTREEAIIKMKRALEEMVIEGIDTTIPLHLELMENENFKAGQFTTKFLDTYDFSNLK; via the coding sequence ATGTTCAAGAAAATATTGATCGCCAACCGAGGCGAGATCGCCCTGCGGGTCATTCGTACCTGTAAGGAAATGGGCATTAAGACGGTAGCGGTCTACTCTACTGCAGATGCTGACAGCTTGCATGTTCGTTTCGCGGACGAAGCAGTATGCATCGGACCTCCTATGGGTAAGGACTCTTACCTGAAAATCCCTAGTATCATTGCTGCGGCAGAAATCACCAATGCGGATGCGATCCACCCGGGATATGGTTTCTTGTCTGAAAACGCAGAATTTTCGGCCGTATGTGCCGAAAATGGCTTCAAATTCATCGGCGCATCTCCTGAGATGATCAACATGATGGGAGATAAAGCGACGGCAAAGGATACCATGAAAAAAGCGGGCGTACCGACTATTCCTGGTTCCGAAGGTTTGTTGGGATCTCTGGAAGAAGGCATGGGTCTGGCCAAAGAAGTTGGCTATCCTGTCATGCTGAAAGCCACTGCTGGTGGTGGTGGTAAAGGAATGCGCTTTGTCAAGGAAGAAGGCGAATTTGAAGCGGCATGGGACAGTGCTCGTGCGGAAGCTGGTGCGGCATTCGGTAACGATGGCATGTACCTCGAAAAATTCGTTGAAGAGCCTCGTCACATAGAGATTCAGGTGGTGGGTGATAAGAATGGCAAAGTATGCCACTTGTCGGAGCGTGATTGCTCGATCCAACGAAGACACCAAAAACTGATTGAAGAAACTCCCTCTCCTATCGTTACGCAGGAATTGCGTGAGAAGATGGGACAGGCTGCCATCAAAGGTGCAGAAGCCATCAAATATGAAGGTGCAGGCACCATTGAGTTTCTGGTTGACAAATATGGGGATTTCTACTTCATGGAAATGAACACCCGTATCCAGGTAGAGCACCCGATCACCGAGGAAGTGACTGATTTTGACCTGATCAAGGAACAAATAAAAGTGGCTGCCGGTATCGAAGTGTCCGGAAGAAACTATTATCCGCAATTGCATGCCATGGAGTGCCGAATCAATGCGGAAAACCCAGGCAAGGATTTCAGACCAAGCCCTGGTAAAATCACCAATTTACACCTTCCTGGTGGACATGGTGTTCGGGTAGACAGCCATGTGTACGCAGGCTATACTATTCCTCCTTACTATGATTCTATGATTGCAAAATTGATCGTATCTGCACAGACACGTGAAGAAGCCATCATTAAAATGAAGCGTGCTTTAGAGGAGATGGTGATTGAAGGCATCGACACTACCATTCCTTTGCACCTGGAACTCATGGAAAATGAAAATTTCAAAGCGGGTCAGTTTACTACCAAATTCCTCGACACGTACGATTTCTCTAACTTGAAGTAA
- a CDS encoding adenylate kinase translates to MLNIVLFGPPGAGKGTQSKFLINDYQLVHLSTGDLFRKHLGEGTELGKLAQGYMDAGKLVPDEVVIGMVEDKIKDHLDAKGFIFDGFPRTVAQAEALDTMLASHNLNISGMIALEVPHDELRKRLLERGKTSGRVDDQNEDKINTRIQVYMDETTPVANFYQDQNKFNSINGVGGIEEISTKIGEVIQSF, encoded by the coding sequence ATGCTTAACATCGTACTGTTTGGCCCTCCCGGTGCTGGCAAAGGCACACAAAGCAAATTTCTGATCAACGATTATCAGTTGGTACACCTTTCGACCGGAGATCTTTTTCGTAAACACCTCGGTGAAGGAACAGAACTCGGTAAACTGGCTCAAGGTTACATGGATGCTGGCAAACTAGTTCCTGATGAAGTAGTGATCGGGATGGTAGAGGACAAGATCAAGGATCATCTTGATGCTAAAGGGTTCATTTTTGATGGATTCCCTCGAACAGTAGCTCAGGCGGAAGCACTTGACACGATGCTTGCCTCTCACAACCTAAACATCTCTGGCATGATCGCATTGGAAGTACCTCACGATGAGCTCAGAAAGCGACTATTGGAAAGAGGAAAAACTTCCGGTCGCGTGGACGATCAGAATGAAGACAAGATCAACACCCGAATTCAAGTCTACATGGATGAAACCACACCTGTGGCGAATTTCTATCAAGACCAAAATAAATTCAATTCTATCAATGGCGTTGGTGGAATAGAAGAGATCTCTACCAAAATTGGAGAGGTCATCCAAAGTTTCTGA
- the obgE gene encoding GTPase ObgE, which produces MDTNFIDHVNIYTRSGAGGAGSVHFRREKFVPKGGPDGGDGGRGGHIILKGNKQLWTLLHLRYRKHIKADHGKPGEGGQRHGQNGADTILEVPIGTIAKDPETGEKLVEILEDQEEQVLLAGGRGGQGNSHYKTSTNQAPRYAQPGEDATEKWVVLELKLLADIGLVGFPNAGKSTLLSAVSAAKPEIADYPFTTLTPNLGVVAYRDYKSFVMADIPGIIEGAAEGKGLGIRFLRHIERNSALLFVIPADTDDIREDYRVLLGELQQYNPELLDKERILAISKSDLLDDELIGEMKEQLPDIPHVFISSITQQGLPELKDLIWQKLN; this is translated from the coding sequence ATGGATACCAATTTCATAGACCATGTAAATATCTACACCCGATCGGGTGCTGGTGGCGCAGGGTCTGTACACTTCCGACGGGAAAAATTTGTTCCGAAAGGAGGTCCTGATGGCGGTGATGGCGGTCGTGGTGGGCACATTATTCTCAAAGGAAATAAACAACTGTGGACACTACTTCATTTGCGCTATCGTAAACATATCAAAGCAGATCACGGCAAGCCAGGTGAAGGCGGCCAACGACACGGGCAGAATGGTGCAGATACCATTTTGGAAGTCCCTATAGGCACCATTGCCAAAGATCCGGAAACTGGAGAAAAACTGGTTGAGATCTTAGAAGATCAGGAGGAACAAGTACTATTGGCAGGAGGCCGTGGTGGCCAAGGCAATAGTCACTATAAAACTTCCACCAATCAAGCGCCAAGGTACGCGCAACCAGGTGAAGACGCTACAGAAAAATGGGTGGTTCTGGAATTGAAATTGCTCGCCGACATTGGACTAGTAGGCTTTCCTAACGCTGGGAAAAGCACCTTACTGTCTGCGGTTTCTGCCGCTAAACCAGAAATCGCAGATTATCCTTTTACCACTTTAACCCCCAATCTCGGGGTTGTGGCCTATCGCGATTATAAGTCTTTCGTCATGGCGGATATTCCCGGGATCATCGAAGGAGCTGCGGAAGGAAAGGGATTAGGCATTCGCTTCCTGAGGCACATTGAACGCAACAGTGCCTTGCTGTTTGTCATCCCGGCAGATACCGATGACATTCGAGAAGATTATCGGGTGTTGTTAGGAGAATTGCAGCAATACAATCCCGAACTACTGGACAAGGAAAGAATCCTGGCCATTTCCAAATCTGATCTACTGGACGATGAATTGATCGGGGAAATGAAAGAACAATTACCGGATATTCCACATGTCTTCATTTCCAGTATTACCCAACAAGGACTGCCAGAGTTAAAGGATCTTATCTGGCAAAAACTGAATTAA
- a CDS encoding nucleotide exchange factor GrpE translates to MDQEVKDQNEELENELTEAAEEEQEETTASAETEAEEEEEEEDIEVKLSREVAEAKDKYLRLYSEFENFRRRTAKEKLDIINTASRELMVDLLPVLDDFERALKSLKDNEDGEKASEGMELISNKFHNTLKNKGLKVIEVNAGDEFNDEFHEAITQIPAPSEDLAGKIVDVVEKGYFLNDKVIRFAKVVTGAKG, encoded by the coding sequence ATGGATCAAGAGGTGAAAGACCAAAACGAAGAATTGGAAAACGAATTGACGGAAGCTGCCGAAGAGGAGCAAGAAGAGACAACTGCGTCTGCCGAAACTGAAGCTGAGGAAGAGGAAGAAGAGGAGGACATTGAAGTCAAACTATCTCGCGAAGTAGCTGAAGCCAAAGACAAATATCTTCGATTGTATTCTGAGTTTGAAAACTTTCGAAGGAGAACCGCAAAAGAGAAACTTGACATCATCAATACGGCCAGCCGTGAACTCATGGTGGATCTGTTACCTGTCTTAGACGATTTTGAGCGTGCCTTGAAATCCCTGAAAGACAATGAGGACGGTGAGAAAGCGAGTGAGGGGATGGAATTGATCAGCAACAAATTCCATAATACACTTAAAAATAAAGGCCTTAAAGTGATTGAGGTCAATGCTGGTGACGAGTTCAATGATGAATTTCATGAGGCCATTACGCAAATACCTGCACCCAGTGAAGACCTGGCAGGTAAAATTGTGGATGTAGTAGAAAAAGGATATTTCCTAAACGACAAAGTGATCAGGTTCGCTAAAGTCGTAACAGGAGCAAAAGGTTAA
- the dnaJ gene encoding molecular chaperone DnaJ → MAKRDFYDVLGVSKSASADEIKKAYRKIAIKFHPDKNPGDAEAEEKFKEAAEAYEVLSNADKKAKYDRFGHQGLGGGGGGFGGSMNMEDIFSQFGDIFGGGGSPFDSFFGGGGGGRRTRKGSNLRIKLKLSLEEIANGVEKKIKVNRLKVDPNTTFKTCQTCQGTGQIKKVMNTMLGQMMSTTTCSTCGGSGQMVDSRAAGVDSSGLKSQEEVISIKIPAGVAEGMQLSMSGKGNEVAGGIAGDLLIVVEEESSDILQRDGNNVIFELYLSFIDAVLGTSVEVPTIDGKVKIKIEPGTQSGKILRLRGKGIKDLEGYGKGDQLIHVNVWTPQELTKEEKEKLESMRDSENFQPNPSKSDKSFFERMKEYF, encoded by the coding sequence ATGGCAAAACGGGACTTTTACGACGTACTTGGAGTTAGCAAATCGGCTTCCGCCGACGAAATCAAGAAGGCATATCGCAAAATCGCGATCAAGTTTCACCCGGACAAAAATCCGGGGGATGCAGAAGCCGAAGAGAAATTCAAGGAAGCAGCGGAAGCATATGAGGTGCTGAGCAATGCCGACAAGAAAGCGAAGTACGATCGTTTTGGTCATCAAGGCCTTGGCGGCGGAGGCGGCGGTTTTGGGGGCAGCATGAATATGGAAGACATATTCTCCCAATTCGGCGACATTTTCGGCGGTGGTGGCAGCCCGTTTGACAGCTTCTTTGGAGGCGGTGGTGGCGGACGCAGAACCCGAAAGGGCAGCAACCTGCGCATCAAGCTCAAATTGTCCCTGGAAGAGATTGCCAATGGCGTTGAGAAAAAAATTAAAGTCAACCGTCTTAAAGTTGATCCGAATACGACTTTCAAAACCTGTCAAACTTGCCAGGGAACTGGCCAGATTAAAAAGGTGATGAACACCATGCTCGGCCAAATGATGTCTACCACAACCTGTTCCACTTGTGGTGGTTCTGGTCAGATGGTGGATTCCAGAGCAGCGGGTGTTGATAGTTCCGGACTGAAAAGTCAAGAAGAGGTAATCTCAATCAAAATACCTGCAGGTGTAGCGGAAGGGATGCAACTCTCCATGTCTGGTAAAGGAAATGAAGTTGCGGGTGGAATTGCCGGTGATCTTTTAATTGTCGTTGAAGAAGAATCTAGCGACATCCTTCAACGAGACGGGAACAACGTCATCTTTGAATTGTACCTAAGCTTTATTGATGCGGTTTTGGGCACTTCCGTGGAAGTACCTACCATCGACGGCAAAGTGAAAATCAAGATAGAGCCAGGAACTCAAAGCGGTAAAATACTGAGGCTCAGAGGAAAAGGAATAAAAGACTTGGAAGGGTACGGTAAAGGTGATCAGCTGATACATGTCAATGTCTGGACGCCTCAGGAGCTGACCAAGGAAGAAAAAGAGAAGCTGGAGTCCATGCGTGATTCTGAAAATTTCCAACCCAATCCTTCGAAAAGCGACAAAAGTTTCTTCGAAAGAATGAAGGAATATTTCTAG
- a CDS encoding lysoplasmalogenase, whose product MTSYVLFSLYIAAAIVNVVARLLVLDAVAMYSKVLLMPLLIAYVYEAAKKNVTLLVLLLCAALIFSWGGDVALLYEGDTYFLLGMGSFLIAQLIYAYLFKKSIQLKIHWKWWYIAPVLLLTIGFLSQVLPKAGAFQIPIAVYALAISVMAIAAIARHGKVGEKSFKLVVAGAIIFVISDCTIAWNKFVMPFELADAFVMLTYTTAQLLIVRGILIQKWRIEIG is encoded by the coding sequence ATGACTTCCTACGTACTCTTTTCGCTTTACATCGCAGCTGCGATCGTCAATGTAGTTGCGCGCTTATTGGTTCTGGATGCAGTGGCCATGTATTCCAAGGTCTTGTTGATGCCCCTATTGATTGCCTATGTCTATGAAGCCGCTAAAAAGAATGTGACGCTATTGGTTTTGCTGCTTTGCGCAGCATTGATTTTTTCCTGGGGCGGCGATGTAGCCTTGTTATATGAAGGTGATACCTATTTTTTACTGGGCATGGGATCATTCCTGATTGCACAGTTGATCTATGCCTATTTATTTAAAAAGTCCATTCAATTGAAGATCCACTGGAAGTGGTGGTACATCGCGCCGGTTTTGTTACTGACCATTGGTTTTTTAAGTCAAGTGCTCCCCAAAGCGGGAGCCTTTCAAATTCCTATTGCTGTTTATGCACTTGCGATTTCTGTAATGGCTATCGCTGCCATTGCGAGGCATGGTAAAGTAGGGGAGAAGAGCTTTAAGCTGGTGGTAGCCGGTGCCATCATTTTTGTAATCTCAGACTGTACAATTGCCTGGAACAAGTTTGTGATGCCATTTGAGTTAGCAGATGCGTTCGTGATGTTGACTTACACCACCGCGCAATTATTGATTGTTCGAGGTATCCTGATCCAGAAGTGGAGGATTGAAATTGGATAA
- a CDS encoding MFS transporter, whose translation MRKYSINFWLLCLSTFLFFSSLTMILAELPDYLKSLGGEEYLGLIIALATLSAGISRPFSGKLTDMWGRVPVMIFGSVIGMIVCFAYPALASVYGFLTLRFLHGFATGFKPTGTSAYVADIAPEEHRGEALGLASFFSSTGMALGPSMGSEIFLMYDIEVLFYVSGVLSILSIIILAGLKETLPNPQKFRFSMLKVTKDDLYEPTVIPACIVMILSMVAFGALLTLSPDFSKHLGIENKGLFFSFYTGASMIARMVGGKLSDKYGRIRVLRVSMVIIFVSMVFTGFANSPTWLFAGALIYGVGNGLTNPTLFAWAVDLCPDHLRGKGIATLYIFLEIGIGSGSLVSGWVFQQDPSRFPIIFAVAGFFSLFGFFYIMKKR comes from the coding sequence GTGCGTAAGTACTCCATAAACTTCTGGCTTCTTTGCTTAAGTACCTTTCTGTTTTTTTCTTCTTTGACGATGATTCTGGCCGAGTTGCCGGATTATTTAAAATCCCTTGGAGGAGAGGAGTATTTGGGGCTGATCATTGCCCTTGCCACGCTTTCAGCGGGTATTTCCAGGCCTTTTAGTGGCAAACTGACCGATATGTGGGGCCGTGTTCCAGTCATGATCTTTGGATCAGTAATTGGAATGATCGTTTGCTTTGCGTACCCGGCCCTGGCTTCCGTATATGGATTTCTGACGTTGAGGTTTTTGCATGGTTTCGCCACAGGGTTTAAACCTACCGGAACTTCTGCGTACGTGGCAGATATTGCGCCTGAAGAACATCGAGGTGAAGCCTTAGGCCTGGCCAGCTTCTTTAGCTCTACCGGTATGGCCCTGGGGCCGTCTATGGGTTCTGAGATTTTCCTGATGTACGATATCGAGGTATTGTTTTACGTCAGTGGGGTACTGTCTATTTTGTCAATTATCATCCTGGCCGGGCTAAAGGAGACATTACCTAATCCTCAGAAGTTCAGGTTTTCAATGCTGAAGGTCACCAAAGACGATTTGTACGAACCTACTGTGATTCCGGCATGTATCGTCATGATCTTGTCTATGGTGGCGTTTGGTGCCTTATTGACGCTATCACCAGACTTCAGTAAGCATTTGGGTATTGAAAATAAAGGACTGTTTTTTAGTTTTTACACGGGAGCTTCTATGATTGCCAGGATGGTAGGAGGGAAGTTGTCCGATAAATATGGTCGGATCCGCGTCTTGCGGGTAAGTATGGTGATCATTTTTGTGAGCATGGTATTCACGGGATTTGCCAACAGTCCTACCTGGTTATTTGCCGGTGCATTGATCTACGGTGTGGGAAATGGCCTCACCAATCCCACCTTGTTTGCCTGGGCAGTGGACCTTTGTCCGGATCATCTTCGGGGAAAAGGAATTGCCACGCTTTATATCTTTTTGGAGATAGGAATTGGATCAGGGTCATTAGTTTCCGGATGGGTCTTCCAACAGGATCCAAGTCGCTTTCCAATCATTTTTGCAGTAGCTGGTTTCTTTTCACTTTTTGGATTTTTCTATATCATGAAGAAGCGATAA